A section of the Candidatus Latescibacterota bacterium genome encodes:
- a CDS encoding AsmA family protein — translation MRKPVIVVAAVAVVVIVAAAIFLTSNLGAFLAAAIEKAGSEATGSPVEVTGAKLSLRQGRGEVAGLSVGNPVGFSGEDVFDLEDIVLDLDLASLKSEPIVIDEIRVDGPRVRAEFLRDGSLNLDVLRHRLQDSAPREPAGAAPAKLRIARLHFADGEIAVDASALGLEPRTVKLPAFDLANLGGAEGATPDALAREILGAVAKQAARDVAGSEAQRLIEEKLGGSIGDKAKDLLKGLGK, via the coding sequence ATGCGCAAGCCCGTGATCGTCGTCGCCGCCGTGGCCGTGGTCGTCATCGTCGCCGCGGCGATCTTCCTGACGAGCAACCTCGGCGCGTTCCTGGCCGCGGCCATCGAGAAGGCCGGCAGCGAGGCCACCGGCTCGCCGGTGGAGGTGACCGGCGCCAAGCTCTCGCTGCGCCAGGGCCGCGGCGAGGTGGCGGGGCTGAGCGTGGGCAATCCGGTGGGCTTCAGCGGCGAGGACGTCTTCGACCTCGAGGACATCGTCCTCGATCTCGATCTCGCCAGTCTCAAGAGCGAACCGATCGTGATCGACGAGATCCGCGTCGACGGCCCGCGCGTCCGCGCCGAGTTCCTGCGGGACGGCTCGCTGAACCTGGACGTCCTCCGCCACCGCCTGCAGGACAGCGCGCCGCGCGAACCGGCCGGCGCCGCGCCGGCCAAGCTCCGCATCGCGCGCCTTCACTTCGCCGACGGCGAGATCGCCGTGGACGCCTCCGCCCTCGGCCTCGAACCGCGCACGGTGAAGCTGCCGGCCTTCGATCTGGCGAACCTCGGCGGCGCAGAGGGCGCCACGCCCGACGCGCTCGCCCGCGAGATCCTCGGCGCCGTGGCGAAGCAGGCCGCGCGGGACGTCGCCGGCTCGGAGGCCCAGCGCCTCATCGAGGAGAAGCTCGGCGGCTCGATCGGCGACAAGGCCAAGGACCTGCTGAAGGGTCTTGGCAAGTAG